The sequence below is a genomic window from Candidatus Thiopontia autotrophica.
TCTGACGAAGCCACTCGATCAACAGTGCAAGCCCTGCACTATCTACACGCCTAACTCCTCCAAGGTCGACCACAAGATCGCCATGATTTCCAAAATAGTTGGTGGAGTCACGTAGAGCCTCTCTGGCAGTGGAGAACGTCATCTCCCCTTTAAGAAGAATATGGTGTTCTGATTCGACAACAAATGACAGGCTACTCACCCCTGCTCCTCAGCTATTTTATTGCCATCATTATTGTTGTGAGTTGAGAGACGTTTGATCAAACCATCCAGTCCAACCTTGCGAATCTCTGCCGCAAAACTGGAGCGATAGTTCTTCACCAGACTGACTCCATCAATAATAATATCGAACACCTTCCACTCTTTCTGCTTGTCCTGACGAACCTGGAACAGAACAGGAATCGGTGGCCCTCCATTACCTCCAGAGAATTCTGCACGTACCACTGCATCCTTGCGTTTTGGATTGCGATGAAATGGTTTAAAGGTGACACTTTTGCCTCGAAA
It includes:
- a CDS encoding STAS domain-containing protein translates to MSSLSFVVESEHHILLKGEMTFSTAREALRDSTNYFGNHGDLVVDLGGVRRVDSAGLALLIEWLRQMKRDQRVVRFLNVPYKLEGLAQVSGVDGILNEFSGT